The following nucleotide sequence is from Halorussus caseinilyticus.
CTTTCCGTGTATTCGACGCTCGACTTCCTCGAATCGTAGACGGTTTCGGTACGAAACCGAGGGACCGAGAGCGAGATGGGACCAAGTATGACGAACGATACGACAGTACTTCCGAGCGGCGTAGAAATCGAACGCGACGAGTCGGACGGGTGCTATCGCGCGCGGTACGATTCGACCGAACACCCGACGAGTACGGTCGTCGTGACCGCCGTCGCCGCAGTCACGGAGACGGACCCGCTGGACCTCGAACCGCTTCGGGAGTCGCTCGACCCGGACGCCCTAGACGACATCTTCCGGCGGACGCCCGGCGGACACGTCCGCGAAGAGGGATGCGTCGAGTTTTCGCTCGCCGCTCACGAGGTAGTGGTCGGGGCCGAGGGCGACGTGGAAATCTACCCGCCCGCGTGACTGACAGTGGCGTGACCGGTTGGTCGTGACCGGTCGCGGTGCGACCGGTCACGCTCCCGCGCCTCCACCCGTGTCTCGCGCCCTCACCCGTGGGACACGCCGTCGCGCGACTCGGCTCTCATCCGGCGGAGCGCCGCCCGCGCGTTGCTGGCGTCGTAGCCGAACACGACGTTCTCGGCGTACGCCTCGGCGACTTCGGCGGCGTGAATCAGGTTGTCCACGTCCACGTCCACCGCGTAGAGTTCGACGCTGAACGGGGCGTCCAAGGCGTCCTCAAAGCCGCTGGCGATGGTTTCGAGCCAGTAGGTCGTCGTGTAGGCCATGTCGTAGAGGGGGACGACGAACTCGTCCACGTACGAAGCGAGGGCGTCGAGGTCCAGACCCGCCCGGTCGTAGAGGTGTCCGGGATACGGGTCGGGGTAGAGCGTGAAGTAGGTCGTGCCGGGAATCCGGTCGGTCGCCTCGGCGACGAACTCGGTGATTACGTCGGCGCGCCACGCCGCGCGGTCCTCGAAGTCGCTCGCCTCGAACTGG
It contains:
- a CDS encoding HalOD1 output domain-containing protein, with protein sequence MTNDTTVLPSGVEIERDESDGCYRARYDSTEHPTSTVVVTAVAAVTETDPLDLEPLRESLDPDALDDIFRRTPGGHVREEGCVEFSLAAHEVVVGAEGDVEIYPPA